A region from the Silene latifolia isolate original U9 population chromosome 7, ASM4854445v1, whole genome shotgun sequence genome encodes:
- the LOC141592531 gene encoding stress-response A/B barrel domain-containing protein UP3-like — MMMIRTSARPLVIAPPAIFRATHRHPVFRQVNHQRRQFQIRMSSSSSSQTVEHVVLFNIKPSADSTQLAAMVDGLNGLRSMDMVLHLTAGPLLRNSSPSLTFTHLLHSRYRTKEDLANYSASNTHLSVVRSSVLPICDDLLAIDWMAEDLQGPLDVKPGSAMRLKLVKLKEGLGDEEKGKVIKVFGGLKDKVEGIEQLSFGENFSPERAKGFSLASLGVFNGVKELDLWDAVGENEELSKEKGEVRNFVDNLVVVDYVVL, encoded by the exons atgatgatgatccGTACAAGTGCACGACCATTAGTTATCGCACCACCGGCAATATTCCGCGCCACTCACCGCCACCCTGTATTCCGCCAGGTGAACCACCAGCGCCGACAGTTCCAAATCAGaatgtcgtcgtcgtcgtcgtctcaGACGGTGGAGCATGTGGTTTTGTTCAACATCAAGCCCTCTGCGGATTCAACTCAGTTGGCTGCCATGGTTGATGGGCTTAATGGGCTTCGATCTATGGACATGGTTCTCCACCTTACCGCCGGCCCACTGTTGCGGAATTCTTCTCCCTCACTTACCTTTACTCACTTGCTCCACAGCAG GTACCGAACAAAGGAGGATCTTGCCAACTACTCAGCTTCTAACACCCATTTATCTGTGGTACGAAGCAGTGTACTTCCCATTTGTGATGACCTCCTGGCCATCGATTGGATGGCAGAGGACCTACAGGGTCCATTGGATGTAAAACCCGGGTCTGCAATGAGATTAAAATTAGTCAAGTTGAAGGAGGGGTTAGGAGACGAAGAAAAAGGTAAGGTGATTAAGGTGTTCGGTGGGTTAAAGGACAAAGTTGAAGGAATTGAGCAGTTAAGTTTTGGTGAGAATTTTTCGCCGGAAAGGGCAAAAGGGTTTTCACTCGCATCATTAGGGGTATTCAATGGCGTTAAGGAGCTTGATCTCTGGGATGCTGTGGGGGAGAATGAGGAGTTGAGTAAGGAGAAAGGCGAGGTGCGGAATTTTGTTGATAACCTTGTTGTTGTCGATTATGTTGTACTGTAA